The stretch of DNA tccatccatccatccatccatccatccatccctcccaccctccatccatcattcatcatccatccatccatcatccatcatccatccatccatccatccatccatccatccatccatccatccatccatcatcattccctccctccatccatccatccatccatccatccatccatccatccatccatccatccatccatcatccatccatccatcctccatccatcatccatccatccatccatccatccatcatccatccatccatccatccatccatccatccgtcatccatccatcatccatccatcatccatcatccaacCATCATacatccattcatccatccatccatccatccatccatccatccatccatccatccatccatccattcatccatccatccctcctccgtccatcatccatcatccatccatccatccatccatcatccatccatccatccatccatccatccatccgtcatccatcatccatccatccatctatccatccatccatccatccatccatcatccatccatccatccatccatccatccatccatccatccatccatcaccattccctccctccatccatccatccatccatccatccatccatccatccatccatccatccatcatccatccatccatcctccatccatcatccatccatccatccatccatccatccatccatcatccatccatccatccgtccatcatccatccatccatccatccatccatccatccatccgtcatccatccatcatccatccatcatccatcatccatccatcatccatccattcatccatccatccatccatctatccatccatccatccatccatccatccatccatccatccctcctccatccatcatccatcatccatccatccatccatccatccatcatccatccatccatccatccatccatccatccatccgtcatccatcatccatccatctatccatccatccatccatccatccatccatccatccatccatccatccatcatccatccatccatccatccttccatcctccatccatccatctgtcgttctaattgggaacggcgggaagaacgacacggactctcaagggagtcagaacgggtgagaatctctagtttattgcttcagtcatgttatatagactggTTCGtgcaaagtacagaaaggaaactcttattggttagtaaagtactacattaccatcattggtcagtggggttcaccaccccctgaccttctcctgcaaggaaaacacgggaatcagaaaaaaagcacctgcaggctgttttgtgtctttgaggattgttttgaatcctcccatgaatttcccaggctagcttctcaggcaggcccggcaggccatggggcccgcagcttgctccaaagctagcctccacatccatccatccatccatccgtccatccatctgttcatccatcatccatccatccatccatccatccatccatccatccatccatcatccatccctccctccatccatcatccatcatccatccatccatccatcattcatcatccatccatccatccatccatccatccatccatccatccatcattcatcatccatccatccatccatcaatccatccatccatccatccattatccatccatccatccatccatccatccatccatccatccttccatcggtccatccatccatccatccaccattcatcatccatccatccatccatccatccatccatccctccctccatccatcatccatcatccatccatccatcattcatcatccatccatccatccatccattcatccatccatccatccatccatccatccatccatccatccatcatcattccctccctccatccacccatccatccatccattcatccatccatccatccatccatcatccatacatcatccatccatccatccatccatccatccatccatccgtccatccatccatcatccacccatccatccatcatctatccatcatctatccatcatctatccatccatccatccatccgtccatccatctgttcatccatcatccatccatccatccatccatccatccatcatccatccctccctccatccatcatccatcatccatccatccatccatcattcatcatccatccatccatccatccattcatccatccatccatcattcatcatccatccatccatccatccatccatccattatccatccatccatccatccatccatccatccttccatcggtccatccatccatccatccaccattcatcatccatccatccatccatccatccatccatccatccatccctccctccatccatccatccatccatccctccctccatccatcatccatcatccatccatccatcattcatcatccatccatccatccattcatccatccatccatccatccatccatccatccatccatccatccatcatcattccctccctccatccacccatccatccatccattcatccatccatccatccatccatcctccatacatcatccatccatccatccatccatccatccatccatccatccatccatccatcatccacccatccatccatcatccatccatcatctatcCATCATCTATccgtccatcatccatccatccgtccatccatccataatccatccatccatccatccatccatccatcatccatccatccatccatccttccatcctccatccatccatctgtcgttctaattgggaacggcgggaagaacgacacggactctcaagggagtcagaacaggtgagaatctctagtttattgcttcagtcatgttatatagactggTTCGtgcaaagtacagaaaggaaactcttattggttagtaaagtactacattaccatcattggtcagtggggttcaccaccccctgaccttctcctgcaaggaaaacacgggaatcagaaaaacagcacctgcaggctgttttgtgtctttgaggattgttttgaatcctcccatgaatttcccaggctagcttctcaggcaggcccggcaggccatggggcccgcagcttgctccaaagctagcctccacatccatccatccatccatccgtccatccatctgttcatccatcatccatccatccatccatccatccatccatccatccatccatccatcatccatccctccctccatccatcatccatcatccatccatccatccatcattcatcatccatccatccatccatccatccatcattcatcatccatccatccatccatccatccatccatccatccatccattcatcattcatcatccatccatccatcatccatccatccatccatccatccatccattatccatccatccatccatccatgaatccatccatccatccttccatcggtccattcatccatccatccaccattcatcatccatccatccatccatccatccatccatccctccctccatccatcatccatcatccatccatccatcattcatcatccatccatccatccatccattcatccatccatccatccatccatccatcatcattccctccctccatccacccatccatccatccattcatccatccatccatccatccatcctccatacatcatccatccatccatccatccatccatccatccatccatccatccgtccatccatccatcatccacccatccatccatcatctatccatcatctatccatcatctatccatccatcctccatccatccgtccatccatccatccatccatccatccatccatccatcatccataatccatccatccatctatccatccatccatccatccaccatccataatccatccatccatccatccatcatccatcatccatcataAATCcccccatccatccatccatccatccatccatccatccatcaatccatccatccatccatccctccctccctccctccctccctccatccatcatccatcatccatccattcatccatccatccatccatccatccatccatccatccatccatcatccatttatccatccatccatccatccatccatccgtcatccatcatccatccatccatctatccatccatccatccatccatccatccatccatccatcatccatccatccatccatccatcatccatccatcatcattccctccctccatccatccatccatccatccatccatccatcatccatccatccatccgtccatcatccatccatccatccatccatccatccatccatccatccgtcatccatccatcatccatccatcatccatcatccatccatcatccatccattcatccatccatccatctatccattcatccatccatccatccatccatccatccctcctccatccatcatccatcatccatccatccatccatccatccatcatccatccatccatccatccatccatccatccatccgtcatccatcatccatccatccatcaatccatccatccatccatccatccatccatccatccatccatccatccatccatcatccatccatccatccatcatccatccatccatccatccttccatcctccatccatccatctgtcgttctaattgggaacggctGGAAGAAcaacacggactctcaagggagtcagaacaggtgagaatctctagtttattgcttcagtcatgttatatagactggTTCGTGCAAAGTACaaaaaggaaactcttattggttagtaaagtactacattaccatcattggtcagtggggttcaccaccccctgaccttctcctgcaaggaaaaacacgggaatcagaaaaaaagcacctgcaggctgttttgtgtctttgaggattgttttgaatcctcccatgaatttcccaggctagcttctcaggcaggcccggcaggccatggggcccgcagcttgctccaaagctagcatccacatccatccatccatccatccgtccatccatctgttcatccatcatccatccatccatccatccatccatccatccatccatcatccatccctccctccatccatcatccatcatccatccatccatccatcattcatcatccatccatccatccatccatccatccatccatcattcatcatccatccatccatccatccatccatccatccatccatccatccattcatcattcatcatccatccatccatcatccatccatccatccatccatccattatccatccatccatccatccatccatccatccatccttccatcggtccatccatccatccatccaccattcatcatccatccatccatccatccatccctccatccatccatcattcatcatccatccatccatcattcatcatccatccatccatccatccattcatccatccatccatccatccatccatccatccatccatccatcatcattccctccctccatccacccatccatccatccattcatccatccatccatgcatccatccTCCAtacatcatccatccatccatccatccatccatccatccatccatccatccgtccatccatccatcatccacccatccatccatcatctatccatcatctatccatcatctatctatccatccatccatccatccatccgtccatccatctgttcatccatcatccatccatccatccatccatccatccatccatccatccatccatccatccatcatccatccctccctccatccatcatccatcatccatccatccatccatccatcattcatcatccatccatccatccatccatccatccatccatccattcatcattcatcatccatccatcatccatccatccatccatccatccatccatccatccatccatccattatccatccatccatccatccatccatccatccatccatccttccatcggtccatccatccatccatccaccattcatcatccatccatccacccatccatccctccctccatccatcattcatcatccatccatccatcattcatcatccatccatccatccatccattcatccatccatccatccatccatccacccatccatccatccatcatcattccctccctccatccacccatccatccatccattcatccatccatccatccatccatcctccatacatcatccatccatccatccatccatccatccatccatccatccatccatccatccatccatcatccacccatccatccatcatccatccatcatctatccatcatctatccatccatcatccatccatccgtccatccatccataatccatccatccatccatccatccatccatccatccatcatccatccatccatccatccatcatccatcatccatccatccatccatccatccatccatccatccatccatccatcattcatcatccatccatccatccatcc from Poecile atricapillus isolate bPoeAtr1 chromosome Z, bPoeAtr1.hap1, whole genome shotgun sequence encodes:
- the LOC131592811 gene encoding guanine nucleotide exchange factor subunit RIC1-like, whose amino-acid sequence is PSIHPSIHPFIHPSLLRPSSIIHPSIHPSSIHPSIHPSIRHPSSIHPSIHPSIHPSIIHPSIHPSIHPSIHPSPFPPSIHPSIHPSIHPSIHPSIIHPSILHPSSIHPSIHPSIHHPSIHPSIIHPSIHPSIHPSVIHPSSIHHPSSIHHPSIHPSIHPSIHPPSIHPSSIHPSIHPSIHPSSIIHPSIHPSIHPSIHPSIHPSIIHPSIH